A genomic stretch from Enterobacter dykesii includes:
- the hmpA gene encoding NO-inducible flavohemoprotein — MLDAQTIATVKATIPLLVETGPKLTAHFYDRMFTHNPELKEIFNMSNQRNGDQREALFNAIAAYASNIENLAALLPAVEKIAQKHTSFQIQPEQYNIVGGHLLATLDEMFSPGQEVLDAWGKAYGVLANVFINREAQIYSENASKNGGWEGTRAFRIVEKTPRSALITSFEFEPVDGQPVADYQPGQYLGVWLKPEGFPHQEIRQYSLTRKPNGKGYRIAVKREDGGQVSNWLHNEANVGDVVHLAAPAGDFFMAVEANTPVTLISAGVGQTPMLAMLDTLAKANHGAQVNWFHAAENGDVHAFADEVKTLGASLSRFTAHTWYRLPTEADRTAARFDSEGLMNLSQREGLFSAPDMQFYVCGPVAFMQYAAKQLVELGVNKDNIHYECFGPHKVL, encoded by the coding sequence ATGCTCGACGCTCAAACCATCGCTACCGTTAAAGCCACCATCCCCCTGCTGGTGGAAACCGGCCCTAAACTCACCGCCCATTTTTACGATCGCATGTTCACGCATAACCCGGAGCTCAAAGAAATTTTCAACATGAGCAACCAGCGCAACGGCGATCAGCGCGAAGCGCTGTTCAACGCCATCGCGGCCTACGCCAGCAATATTGAAAACCTGGCGGCACTGCTGCCCGCGGTGGAAAAAATCGCGCAGAAGCACACCAGCTTCCAGATCCAGCCCGAGCAGTACAACATTGTGGGTGGCCACCTGCTGGCAACGCTGGACGAGATGTTCAGCCCGGGCCAGGAGGTGCTGGACGCGTGGGGGAAAGCCTACGGCGTGCTGGCAAACGTGTTTATCAACCGCGAAGCGCAGATCTACAGCGAAAACGCCAGCAAGAACGGCGGCTGGGAAGGCACGCGCGCCTTCCGCATCGTTGAGAAAACGCCGCGCAGCGCGCTGATTACCAGCTTTGAATTTGAGCCGGTGGACGGACAGCCGGTTGCCGATTACCAGCCGGGCCAGTATCTGGGCGTGTGGCTGAAGCCTGAAGGTTTCCCGCATCAGGAGATCCGCCAGTATTCTCTTACCCGCAAGCCAAACGGTAAAGGCTACCGCATTGCGGTGAAGCGCGAGGACGGCGGTCAGGTATCCAACTGGCTGCACAACGAAGCTAACGTGGGCGACGTGGTCCATCTGGCCGCGCCGGCGGGCGATTTCTTCATGGCCGTTGAAGCGAATACCCCGGTTACGCTGATCTCTGCGGGCGTCGGCCAAACGCCAATGCTGGCGATGCTCGATACGCTGGCGAAAGCCAACCACGGTGCGCAGGTCAACTGGTTCCACGCTGCGGAAAACGGTGACGTGCACGCTTTTGCCGATGAAGTGAAAACGCTCGGGGCTTCCCTGTCGCGCTTCACCGCGCACACCTGGTATCGCCTGCCGACGGAAGCAGACCGCACAGCTGCCCGCTTTGACAGTGAGGGTCTGATGAATCTGAGCCAGCGTGAAGGCCTGTTCAGCGCACCGGATATGCAGTTCTACGTCTGCGGGCCGGTGGCGTTTATGCAGTACGCCGCGAAGCAGCTGGTGGAGCTGGGCGTGAACAAAGACAACATTCACTACGAATGTTTCGGGCCGCATAAGGTGCTGTAA
- the glnB gene encoding nitrogen regulatory protein P-II has translation MKKIDAIIKPFKLDDVREALAEVGITGMTVTEVKGFGRQKGHTELYRGAEYMVDFLPKVKIEIVVSDDIVDTCVDTIIRTAQTGKIGDGKIFVFDVAHVIRIRTGEEDDAAI, from the coding sequence ATGAAAAAGATTGATGCGATTATTAAACCTTTCAAACTGGATGACGTGCGTGAAGCGCTGGCGGAAGTCGGCATCACCGGGATGACCGTGACGGAAGTGAAAGGTTTTGGTCGTCAGAAAGGCCACACCGAGCTTTATCGTGGCGCAGAGTACATGGTCGACTTTCTGCCGAAAGTGAAAATTGAAATCGTGGTCAGCGACGATATCGTCGATACCTGCGTGGATACCATTATCCGCACCGCGCAGACGGGCAAAATCGGCGACGGTAAAATCTTCGTCTTTGACGTGGCGCACGTGATCCGTATCCGTACCGGCGAAGAAGACGACGCCGCGATTTAA
- the glrR gene encoding two-component system response regulator GlrR: MTSRKPAHLLLVDDDPGLLKLLGMRLVSEGYSVVTAESGLEGLKILSREKIDLVISDLRMDEMDGLQLFAEIQKQQPGMPVIILTAHGSIPDAVAATQQGVFSFLTKPVDKDALYKAIDSALEHAAPAGDEAWRESIVTRSPIMLRLLEQARMVAQSDVSVLINGQSGTGKEILAQAIHNASPRSKNAFIAINCGALPEQLLESELFGHARGAFTGAVSSREGLFQAAEGGTLFLDEIGDMPAPLQVKLLRVLQERKVRPLGSNRDIDINVRIISATHRDLPKVMARNEFREDLYYRLNVVNLKIPALAERAEDIPLLANHLLRQAADRHKPFVRAFSTDAMKRLMAAGWPGNVRQLVNVIEQCVALTSSPVISDALVEQALEGENTALPTFAEARNQFELNYLRKLLQITKGNVTHAARMAGRNRTEFYKLLSRHELEANDFKE, translated from the coding sequence ATGACGAGCCGTAAACCTGCCCATCTTTTACTGGTGGATGACGATCCCGGGCTGTTAAAGCTGCTGGGGATGCGTCTGGTGAGTGAAGGCTACAGCGTCGTGACCGCCGAAAGCGGGCTGGAGGGGCTGAAGATCCTTAGCCGCGAGAAAATCGATCTGGTGATAAGCGACCTGCGGATGGACGAAATGGATGGCCTGCAGCTGTTCGCGGAGATCCAGAAGCAGCAGCCGGGTATGCCCGTGATCATCCTGACGGCGCACGGGTCGATCCCGGATGCGGTTGCCGCGACGCAGCAGGGGGTCTTCAGCTTCCTGACCAAGCCGGTGGACAAAGACGCGCTGTATAAGGCTATCGACAGCGCGCTGGAACATGCCGCCCCGGCGGGGGATGAAGCGTGGCGGGAGTCCATCGTCACCCGCAGCCCCATTATGCTGCGTCTGCTTGAACAGGCCCGGATGGTGGCGCAGTCCGACGTCAGCGTGCTCATCAACGGCCAGAGCGGAACCGGGAAAGAGATCCTGGCGCAGGCGATCCATAACGCCAGCCCGCGCAGTAAAAACGCCTTTATCGCCATTAACTGCGGCGCGCTTCCGGAACAGCTTCTCGAATCTGAACTGTTTGGTCATGCCCGCGGCGCATTCACCGGCGCGGTGAGCAGCCGGGAAGGGCTGTTCCAGGCCGCGGAAGGTGGCACGCTGTTCCTGGACGAGATTGGCGACATGCCCGCGCCGCTGCAGGTCAAACTGCTGCGCGTGCTGCAGGAGCGAAAAGTTCGCCCGCTGGGCAGCAACCGCGACATTGATATTAACGTGCGCATTATTTCCGCCACCCACCGCGACTTGCCAAAAGTGATGGCCCGCAACGAGTTTCGCGAAGATCTCTACTACCGTCTGAACGTGGTGAATCTGAAGATCCCGGCGCTGGCGGAGCGCGCGGAAGACATTCCGCTGCTGGCGAATCATCTTCTGCGCCAGGCGGCCGATCGTCATAAACCGTTTGTGCGCGCGTTCTCCACCGACGCGATGAAGCGGCTGATGGCCGCAGGCTGGCCGGGTAACGTGCGCCAGCTGGTGAACGTGATTGAGCAGTGCGTGGCGCTGACCTCCTCACCGGTAATCAGCGATGCGCTTGTAGAGCAGGCGCTGGAAGGGGAAAACACGGCCCTGCCGACGTTTGCGGAAGCGCGGAATCAGTTTGAGCTCAACTATCTGCGCAAGCTATTGCAGATCACCAAAGGCAACGTGACCCACGCGGCGCGCATGGCCGGACGCAACCGCACCGAGTTCTACAAGCTGCTGTCGCGCCACGAGCTGGAAGCAAACGATTTTAAAGAGTAA
- the qseG gene encoding two-component system QseEF-associated lipoprotein QseG translates to MNLCLVSMSHVFFRAVRAVFSSKTLSLSLPCLFLAGCVSHAPQSAISDKQEDKWPDNQLADFLSTRCDDIWNLSGHDVESNPLFWLRGIDCAQRLAPVDARSKAAMLDDDTWQDAFKRGILLADAKITPVERRVNVTRLDTFVVNLPVQVRPVYQLWRDGQTLQLQLSEERSRYSKLQQSTDSELDTLRQQQQHLRTQLDTTTRKLENLTDIERQLSSRKYQPGSSSASPDSDTPKQEDVKHDEP, encoded by the coding sequence ATGAATCTATGTCTGGTGAGTATGTCACACGTCTTTTTCCGCGCCGTACGCGCGGTGTTTTCCAGCAAAACGCTTAGCCTGAGCCTGCCCTGTTTATTTCTGGCAGGGTGTGTTTCCCATGCGCCACAAAGTGCTATTAGCGATAAACAGGAAGATAAATGGCCCGATAACCAGCTGGCAGACTTCCTCTCAACCCGCTGTGACGACATCTGGAACCTGTCAGGACATGACGTTGAAAGCAACCCGCTGTTCTGGCTGCGTGGAATAGACTGCGCCCAGCGTCTGGCGCCGGTAGACGCCCGCTCGAAGGCCGCGATGCTGGATGACGACACCTGGCAGGACGCGTTCAAGCGTGGGATTTTACTTGCAGATGCGAAAATCACCCCCGTTGAACGCCGCGTCAATGTCACCCGGCTGGACACGTTTGTGGTCAATCTTCCCGTGCAGGTACGCCCGGTATACCAGCTCTGGCGCGATGGGCAGACATTACAACTTCAGCTGTCTGAAGAGCGTTCCCGCTACAGCAAGCTGCAGCAGTCAACCGACAGCGAGCTTGATACGCTGCGCCAACAGCAGCAACATTTACGTACGCAGCTGGATACCACGACGCGTAAGCTGGAGAACCTGACCGATATCGAAAGGCAGCTCTCGTCGCGTAAATATCAGCCGGGGAGTTCATCCGCGTCACCGGACAGCGATACGCCGAAACAAGAGGACGTGAAGCATGACGAGCCGTAA
- the qseE gene encoding two component system sensor histidine kinase QseE/GlrK produces the protein MKRWPVFPRSLRQLVMMAFLLILLPLLILAWQAWQSLNALSAQAALTNRTTLIDARRSEAMTNAALEMERSYRQYCVLDDRTLEKVYQSQRKRYSEMLDAHAGVLPDDKLYQALRQDLNDLAQLQCSNSGPDAVAAARLEAFASANTEMVQSTRAVIFSRGQQLQQEIAERGQFFGWQALVLFLVSLGLVLLFTRMIIGPVKGIQRMINRLGEGKSLGDTVAFKGPRELRSVGQRIIWLSERLAWLESQRHQFLRHISHELKTPLASMREGTELLADEVAGPLTPEQKEIVEILDDSSRNLQKLIEQLLDYNRKLADGAVVLENVEIEPLVDMVISAHSLPARAKMMHTGVELNAPACLAEPMLLMSVLDNLYSNAVHYGTESGNIYIRSNTNGSRVFIDVANTGTPIPDDEKTMIFEPFFQGSHQRKGAVKGSGLGLSIARDCIRRMQGELNIAADERSDVCFRIELPVSRKNQ, from the coding sequence GCAGCTCGTCATGATGGCCTTCCTGCTGATCCTGCTGCCGCTGCTAATCCTTGCCTGGCAGGCGTGGCAAAGCCTGAACGCGCTGAGCGCGCAGGCGGCTTTGACCAACCGCACGACGCTCATCGACGCCAGACGCAGTGAAGCGATGACCAACGCCGCGCTTGAGATGGAGCGCAGCTATCGTCAGTATTGCGTGCTTGACGATCGGACGCTGGAAAAGGTTTATCAGAGTCAGCGTAAACGCTACAGCGAAATGCTGGACGCTCACGCGGGGGTCTTACCTGACGACAAGCTCTATCAGGCGTTACGTCAGGATTTAAACGATCTCGCGCAGCTGCAGTGCAGCAACAGCGGCCCGGATGCCGTTGCTGCCGCGCGCCTCGAAGCTTTTGCCAGCGCCAACACCGAGATGGTGCAGTCTACGCGCGCGGTGATTTTCTCTCGCGGCCAGCAGCTCCAGCAGGAGATTGCCGAGCGCGGCCAGTTCTTCGGCTGGCAGGCGCTGGTGCTGTTCCTGGTGAGTCTCGGGCTGGTTCTGCTCTTTACCCGCATGATCATCGGCCCGGTGAAGGGCATCCAGCGTATGATCAACCGTCTGGGGGAGGGGAAATCGCTCGGGGATACGGTCGCTTTTAAAGGTCCGCGCGAGCTGCGATCCGTCGGCCAGCGCATTATCTGGCTGTCCGAGCGCCTGGCGTGGCTCGAATCTCAGCGCCATCAGTTCCTGCGCCATATCTCTCATGAGCTTAAAACGCCGCTGGCCAGCATGCGCGAAGGGACGGAGCTGCTGGCGGACGAAGTGGCAGGACCCCTTACGCCAGAACAGAAAGAAATTGTCGAGATCCTGGATGACAGCAGCCGCAATCTACAAAAGCTGATTGAGCAACTGCTGGATTACAACCGCAAGCTGGCTGACGGGGCGGTCGTACTGGAAAACGTAGAGATTGAGCCGCTGGTGGATATGGTGATCTCGGCCCACAGCTTGCCAGCAAGAGCTAAAATGATGCATACCGGCGTCGAGCTGAATGCGCCTGCGTGCCTGGCTGAACCCATGCTGCTGATGAGCGTTCTGGATAATCTTTACTCCAATGCGGTGCACTATGGTACTGAATCCGGTAACATTTATATCCGAAGTAATACGAATGGTTCACGGGTGTTTATTGACGTCGCAAACACCGGCACCCCGATCCCCGATGACGAAAAAACCATGATCTTCGAACCCTTTTTCCAGGGGAGTCATCAGCGGAAAGGCGCGGTTAAAGGAAGCGGTCTGGGCTTGAGCATCGCCCGGGACTGCATACGACGCATGCAGGGTGAGCTAAACATTGCCGCGGACGAACGTTCAGATGTTTGCTTCCGTATCGAACTGCCCGTGAGCCGGAAAAATCAATAA